From Camelina sativa cultivar DH55 chromosome 5, Cs, whole genome shotgun sequence:
aaaaaactaaattttatttttttataaattttagaaaacttgtatatatataaatatttaacatttcttttttaGATAGAGAAACTGAAGTGGCAAAATAGTTAATGATGTACCTGTAAATGTTCAAGGTTGTGGGTTCAAATTCcctaaaatacatatttttacatttaattcggGTTAGTTCGGGTGGACATTCGGGTATTAAACCCGATAGGGTTTTATacaatacccgaacccgaaccgaaccatccacttcgggtcgggttcgggtttcgGGTCCGGGTAATATGCCGAGGGCTAATTCGCTGTGACAAAGTTCGTAGTTACAAATTCgaagaaaatattcaaattcaacaatgtatattcaaTTTAAGAAGAAAGTTTTTCAACTACATGAGATTTGATGTAAGATATTCAATGTTGGGTTTTGACCACCTAGACACTCTAATCCATCTTTTGGTTGCGATGAGCACAATTGAGACGTCGTTGTCGTGGGAAAGCATTGGAACCATCTGACGCAAGTTTCTAAAACGTCTTGTGTAACGGTAAGGTCCCAACCTTACAACCATCTTCTCAACTGTCTTGGTGGTTTTAAGCACAAGTTCCATGAACGAAGCCACATGCTTTGTCTCTACCTCTCTAGAGTAATAGTCTTCTAAAAGGACCCTCTCTTCCGGGCTTAATTTATCCGGATCCAAACCAAACAACTATATGcatgcaaccaaaaaaaaaaaaaaaagatttcatcaTATGCAAAAAGATTATCCATAATCTCAAAGTGAGAATGACATGGTTAAatagattttatgaaaaaaaatgaaataccTCTATGATGGGGTCACATTCCATTGTGCGTAGGGTTAGCTTCTTTAATTCAGGTGAGTGTTGTAGCACTCTTACAATAGCAGAAGTAACATCGTCAGAAGTACCATAATCAGAGATGGTTGTCTTAAGCGTCAAATCTTTAACCTTCAACTTCGGAAAAGAATAACAATGGCGATCGGCAAGAGTTAAagcctaacaaaaaaaaattggggatgAAGGACATCAAAAGATGAAAGTGGACAGTGCAACCAACTCATTCTACTTTGGTAAAGTAAGTTGGAGGCAATATAAAATCCATAATCCATATGACACAATTGAATACACGAAAACATATATACCTtaagaaagtttccacaaaaagTAAGCTTCTCCACATTCTGCAACTTCTCTAGCATCTTTAGCACAATGGTTTCAATATAATAAACGTTTGAGTGTTCAAGTGAGCCAGAGTCGATGTCTAGTTCAGCTTCGGTTAAAGACGAGACATCAACTAGGCTATATGCAAAACTAGAGATTGTGAACCTCAGTTTGAGGGAATGGATATGTGGTGCCACAATCTTTGCCCTCTGAAGCCAGTGTTCGCTTTCTATTTCCAATGTTTTGAGACGCGGTGAATTGCTGAGATCAAGAACATAAAGGATATCGCAGACATACAACCTTAAGGTTTCGAGATTTGGAGAACCAGATAGA
This genomic window contains:
- the LOC109132808 gene encoding putative F-box protein At1g49610 gives rise to the protein MSLTVAEKSNEQDFDSISSLPDEILQVILSFIPTKFAIRTSVLSRRWRHVWCDTPSLSFVKGCCSDRDSIGKTLARYTARKMIRFQLCAIDSEYFPDVYSWIEFAISRNVENLWVEHYLSDIPDSFYTNSSVKQLYLKSSGYGNLDPECSVSWTSLKILTLHTCNLFNESFAKILSGSPNLETLRLYVCDILYVLDLSNSPRLKTLEIESEHWLQRAKIVAPHIHSLKLRFTISSFAYSLVDVSSLTEAELDIDSGSLEHSNVYYIETIVLKMLEKLQNVEKLTFCGNFLKALTLADRHCYSFPKLKVKDLTLKTTISDYGTSDDVTSAIVRVLQHSPELKKLTLRTMECDPIIELFGLDPDKLSPEERVLLEDYYSREVETKHVASFMELVLKTTKTVEKMVVRLGPYRYTRRFRNLRQMVPMLSHDNDVSIVLIATKRWIRVSRWSKPNIEYLTSNLM